A genomic window from Caballeronia sp. SBC1 includes:
- a CDS encoding cytochrome c1, whose amino-acid sequence MKKWFSTLAIIGAALLSFGLTSAHAQEVPLDAAPDSSENFASLQHGAKLFVNYCLNCHSANLMRYNRLTDIGIDPKEIQDNLLFTTDKVGNTMTIAMRPDDAKTWFGAAPPDLSVEARARGKDWIYTYLRSFYRDDTRPTGWNNLVYENVAMPHVLWELQGVRTAKFDTEVDEKTGEKVKHFAGYTQVTPGTMSPVDYDSAMADLVSYLSWMAEPAQQERKQLGVWVLMFLGVLSFLAWRLNAAYWKQIK is encoded by the coding sequence ATGAAAAAATGGTTTTCTACCCTCGCGATAATTGGTGCGGCGCTGCTGTCGTTCGGCCTGACTTCGGCGCACGCACAGGAAGTGCCGCTCGATGCCGCGCCCGATAGCTCCGAAAATTTTGCTTCGCTTCAACATGGCGCAAAATTGTTTGTAAACTATTGCCTGAATTGCCACAGCGCGAATTTGATGCGTTACAACCGGCTGACGGATATCGGTATCGATCCGAAGGAAATCCAGGATAATTTGCTTTTCACGACCGACAAGGTCGGCAACACGATGACCATCGCCATGCGTCCCGACGATGCAAAAACGTGGTTCGGGGCGGCACCGCCGGATTTGTCGGTGGAGGCGAGGGCGCGCGGCAAGGATTGGATCTACACGTACTTGCGCAGTTTTTATCGCGACGATACCCGGCCGACCGGCTGGAACAATCTCGTGTATGAAAACGTGGCCATGCCGCATGTGCTGTGGGAGTTGCAGGGTGTCCGGACGGCGAAATTCGATACCGAAGTCGACGAAAAAACCGGTGAAAAGGTCAAACATTTCGCGGGTTATACCCAAGTGACTCCGGGGACGATGTCGCCAGTAGATTATGATTCGGCTATGGCCGATCTGGTTTCGTACCTTTCGTGGATGGCGGAACCGGCCCAGCAGGAGCGAAAGCAGCTGGGTGTCTGGGTCCTGATGTTCTTGGGAGTTTTGAGCTTTCTGGCGTGGCGCCTCAACGCGGCATACTGGAAGCAAATTAAATAA
- a CDS encoding cytochrome bc complex cytochrome b subunit: protein MAATDKEVETTGLLGWIDRRFPLTSTWKAHVSEYYAPKNFNFWYFFGSLAMLVLVNQIVTGIFLTMNYKPDATLAFASVEYIMREVPWGWLIRYMHSTGASMFFVVVYLHMFRGLLYGSYRKPRELVWIFGCAIFLCLMAEAFFGYLLPWGQMSFWGAQVIVNLFSAIPFIGPDLSLWIRGDYVVSDVTLNRFFAFHVVAIPLVLIGLVVAHLVALHEVGSNNPDGIEIKAKKDEKGIPLDGIPFHPYYSVHDFMGVCVFLFIFAAIVFFAPEMGGYFLEANNFVPANSLQTPNEIAPVWYFTAFYAMLRATTDPFKIVLMIVVALLGLLALLRARGKWRIGLPVLALLVVVFMALTESKFWGVVVMGTAVVSLFFLPWLDRSPVKSIRYRPLFHKVFYGIFVFAFLVLGFLGTKPPSPASTLIAQICALIYFAFFLGMPFWTTRGRFKQPPDRVRFKPH, encoded by the coding sequence ATGGCGGCTACCGACAAGGAAGTAGAAACAACAGGACTTCTGGGCTGGATCGACCGGCGTTTTCCGCTGACGTCGACTTGGAAGGCGCACGTTTCCGAATACTACGCACCAAAGAATTTCAATTTCTGGTACTTCTTCGGCTCGCTGGCAATGCTCGTGCTGGTGAACCAGATCGTCACCGGCATCTTCCTGACAATGAACTACAAGCCCGATGCAACGCTTGCGTTTGCATCGGTCGAATACATCATGCGGGAAGTGCCGTGGGGCTGGCTGATCCGCTACATGCACTCCACCGGCGCGTCGATGTTCTTCGTCGTCGTGTATCTGCACATGTTCCGCGGGCTGTTGTACGGCTCGTATCGCAAGCCGCGCGAACTCGTGTGGATCTTCGGCTGCGCGATTTTCCTGTGCCTGATGGCCGAGGCGTTCTTCGGATATCTGCTGCCGTGGGGCCAGATGTCGTTCTGGGGCGCGCAGGTGATCGTGAATTTGTTCTCGGCGATTCCATTCATCGGTCCGGATCTGTCGCTCTGGATTCGCGGCGATTATGTGGTCTCGGACGTGACGCTCAACCGCTTTTTCGCGTTCCATGTGGTCGCCATTCCGCTCGTGCTGATCGGTCTGGTTGTCGCCCATCTGGTCGCGTTGCATGAAGTGGGGTCGAATAACCCGGACGGCATCGAAATCAAGGCGAAGAAGGACGAAAAGGGCATTCCGCTCGACGGTATCCCATTCCATCCGTACTACTCCGTCCACGATTTCATGGGCGTCTGCGTGTTCCTGTTCATCTTCGCCGCGATAGTTTTCTTCGCGCCGGAGATGGGCGGCTACTTCCTCGAAGCCAATAACTTCGTGCCCGCGAACTCGCTTCAAACACCGAACGAGATCGCGCCGGTGTGGTACTTCACCGCGTTCTACGCCATGCTCCGCGCCACCACCGATCCGTTCAAGATTGTGCTGATGATCGTGGTTGCGTTGCTGGGCTTGCTGGCGTTGCTGCGAGCGCGCGGCAAATGGCGGATAGGTTTGCCGGTGCTGGCGTTGCTGGTGGTGGTGTTCATGGCGCTGACCGAATCGAAATTCTGGGGCGTGGTTGTGATGGGTACGGCTGTGGTCTCGCTGTTCTTCCTGCCATGGCTTGACCGAAGTCCCGTCAAATCCATCCGCTACCGGCCACTTTTCCATAAGGTGTTCTATGGCATCTTCGTGTTCGCGTTCCTGGTACTCGGCTTTCTCGGCACGAAACCGCCGTCGCCGGCCAGCACGCTGATCGCGCAGATCTGTGCGTTGATTTATTTCGCGTTTTTCCTCGGCATGCCCTTCTGGACGACGCGCGGCCGCTTCAAGCAGCCGCCCGACCGCGTACGGTTCAAGCCGCATTGA
- the petA gene encoding ubiquinol-cytochrome c reductase iron-sulfur subunit produces MRDNEDQRVDGSRRTWLITTTVMGGIGGVAACVPFVGSFAPSEKAKAAGAPVEVDISGLKPGDLMTVAWRGKPVWILNRTDEMLADVKKADPELADPQSKKVFSMPLPEYCNNEYRSRADHKNLLVAVAVCTHLGCTPTPRFQEGAQPNLPDDWPGGFLCPCHGSTYDLAGRVFKNKPAPDNLDIPPYMFTSATSLVIGKDEKGEA; encoded by the coding sequence ATGCGAGACAACGAAGATCAACGCGTCGACGGCAGCCGCCGAACTTGGCTGATCACGACGACCGTAATGGGCGGAATCGGTGGCGTAGCGGCTTGCGTCCCGTTCGTCGGGTCGTTTGCACCGTCGGAAAAAGCCAAGGCAGCGGGCGCGCCGGTCGAAGTCGATATATCAGGTCTCAAGCCTGGTGACCTGATGACGGTCGCCTGGCGCGGCAAGCCGGTCTGGATTCTGAACCGTACCGACGAAATGCTCGCCGACGTGAAGAAGGCCGATCCCGAGCTCGCGGATCCGCAGTCGAAGAAAGTATTCAGCATGCCGCTGCCGGAATACTGCAATAACGAATACCGATCGCGCGCCGATCACAAGAACCTGCTTGTTGCCGTGGCCGTGTGTACGCACCTCGGCTGCACGCCTACGCCGCGCTTCCAGGAAGGCGCCCAGCCCAATCTCCCTGACGACTGGCCCGGCGGTTTCTTATGCCCGTGCCACGGCTCGACCTATGACCTGGCCGGCCGTGTGTTCAAGAACAAACCCGCGCCGGACAACCTGGACATTCCGCCTTATATGTTCACTTCGGCGACGTCACTCGTGATTGGCAAGGACGAAAAGGGAGAGGCGTAA
- a CDS encoding Nif3-like dinuclear metal center hexameric protein, with product MDRIELELYLNNLLEIGRFKDYCPNGLQVEGSRRVGKLATGVTASQAFLDAAIEWGADAVLVHHGYFWKNEAPQVTGRKYRRLKTLLEHDINLFAYHLPLDSHPEFGNNAQLGERLGLIADNRFGDQDLGWIASLPVPLSLEHFTATVENEVGRKPLVFGNPDWELRRVAWCTGGAQGFFDEAIAAGADVYISGEVSEQTMHIAAESGVAYVAAGHHATERYGVQALGAHVAEHFDIEHVFIDIDNPV from the coding sequence ATGGATCGGATCGAACTAGAATTGTATCTGAACAATCTGCTTGAAATCGGGCGCTTCAAGGACTATTGCCCGAATGGTCTGCAGGTTGAGGGCTCACGTCGCGTGGGGAAACTAGCGACCGGCGTAACGGCGTCGCAGGCGTTCCTGGACGCGGCCATCGAGTGGGGCGCAGACGCGGTGCTCGTACATCACGGCTACTTCTGGAAGAACGAAGCGCCGCAGGTCACCGGGCGCAAATACCGGCGGCTGAAGACGCTGCTCGAGCATGACATCAACCTGTTCGCGTACCACCTGCCGCTCGATTCCCATCCTGAGTTCGGCAACAACGCCCAGCTCGGCGAGCGCCTTGGATTGATTGCGGACAACCGTTTCGGCGATCAGGATCTCGGCTGGATCGCCTCGCTGCCGGTGCCGTTGTCGCTTGAGCACTTCACCGCGACGGTCGAGAACGAAGTCGGACGCAAGCCGCTCGTGTTCGGTAATCCGGATTGGGAACTGCGTCGCGTGGCGTGGTGCACGGGCGGCGCGCAAGGTTTCTTCGACGAGGCCATTGCCGCTGGCGCCGATGTCTACATTAGCGGCGAAGTCTCCGAGCAGACCATGCACATTGCGGCGGAAAGCGGCGTGGCCTACGTTGCGGCGGGGCATCATGCCACCGAGCGGTACGGTGTCCAGGCGCTCGGCGCCCATGTGGCCGAGCATTTCGATATCGAGCACGTCTTTATCGATATTGATAATCCGGTGTGA
- a CDS encoding Do family serine endopeptidase, with protein MLRRFWLFFAQAVTVLLALMFIVATLKPQWLQRQGTFGKQLSEPIVALQEVAPSIGSRPAQSSYADGAQKAMPAVVNVFSSKDGTLPPDPRAKDPLFRYFFGDKNKRKGDETPASNLGSGVIVSSEGYILTNQHVVDGADQIEVALADGRTSSAKVIGVDPETDLAVLKINMTNLPTITLGRMDQTRVGDVVLAIGNPFGVGQTVTMGIVSALGRNHLGINTFENFIQTDAAINPGNSGGALVDVNGNLLGINTAIYSRSGGSLGIGFAIPVSTARSVLESIITTGTVTRGWIGVEPQDVTPEIAESFGLEQKSGAIVAGVLQGGPADKAGIKPGDILISINDDTITDTTRLLNVVAQIKPGTSVKVHLMRKSKELDLSVVIGKRPMQPKQPQPPDDDNGGGDQNDE; from the coding sequence ATGCTTAGACGCTTCTGGCTGTTTTTTGCCCAAGCGGTGACCGTGCTTTTGGCGCTGATGTTCATCGTCGCGACCTTGAAACCGCAGTGGCTTCAACGCCAGGGAACGTTCGGCAAGCAACTCTCCGAACCGATCGTCGCGTTGCAGGAAGTTGCGCCGAGCATTGGTTCCCGGCCTGCCCAGTCGTCCTATGCGGATGGCGCGCAGAAAGCGATGCCCGCCGTGGTCAACGTGTTTTCGAGCAAGGACGGCACGTTACCGCCCGATCCGCGCGCGAAAGACCCGCTGTTCCGCTATTTTTTCGGCGACAAGAACAAGCGCAAAGGCGACGAAACGCCGGCGTCGAATCTCGGCTCAGGCGTCATTGTCAGCTCCGAAGGCTACATTCTAACGAACCAACATGTCGTCGATGGGGCTGATCAGATCGAAGTTGCTTTGGCTGACGGACGGACGTCGTCGGCCAAAGTGATCGGCGTGGATCCGGAAACCGATCTCGCCGTGCTGAAAATCAACATGACGAACCTGCCCACCATCACGCTCGGCCGCATGGACCAGACGCGCGTGGGCGACGTGGTGCTGGCGATCGGCAATCCGTTCGGCGTCGGGCAGACGGTGACCATGGGGATTGTCAGCGCGCTCGGGCGCAATCACCTCGGCATCAATACGTTCGAGAATTTTATCCAGACTGACGCGGCCATCAACCCGGGGAACTCGGGCGGTGCGCTGGTGGACGTGAACGGTAATCTGCTCGGCATCAATACCGCAATCTATTCGCGCAGCGGCGGCTCGCTCGGGATCGGTTTTGCGATTCCCGTGTCAACGGCGCGCAGCGTGCTGGAAAGCATCATCACCACGGGCACGGTCACGCGCGGCTGGATTGGCGTGGAACCGCAGGACGTGACGCCGGAGATTGCGGAATCGTTCGGGCTCGAGCAAAAGTCCGGCGCGATCGTGGCGGGCGTATTGCAAGGCGGCCCGGCCGATAAAGCCGGCATTAAGCCCGGCGACATCCTGATCAGCATCAACGACGACACCATCACCGACACCACGCGTCTGCTGAATGTTGTCGCGCAGATCAAGCCGGGGACGTCGGTGAAGGTGCATCTGATGCGCAAGAGTAAGGAGCTGGACTTGAGCGTGGTGATTGGCAAACGGCCGATGCAGCCCAAGCAGCCCCAGCCGCCTGACGATGACAACGGCGGTGGGGATCAAAACGACGAGTGA
- the tatC gene encoding twin-arginine translocase subunit TatC, which produces MSDPQQIKDEPVEETFISHLVELRDRIIRAGASVIVVFIGLVYWAPDIFRLLARPLMQNLPKDGKMIVTDVTGSFFVPMKVTMMVALVIALPIVLYQIWAFIAPGLYQHEKKLVVPLVGSSYFLFLCGMSFAYFVVFPTIFRVMAHYNAPLGAQMTTDIDNYLSFVLTMFLAFGVTFEVPIIVVILARMGFVTIKKLRQIRPYVIVGAFVISAVVTPPDVFSQLILAVPLIILYEVGIIAARLIVGKDKIKEQEAEAAEDAKREED; this is translated from the coding sequence GTGAGCGACCCGCAACAGATTAAAGACGAGCCCGTCGAAGAGACGTTTATCTCGCACCTGGTCGAACTGCGTGACCGAATCATCCGCGCAGGCGCTTCAGTCATCGTCGTGTTCATCGGGCTGGTTTATTGGGCGCCGGATATCTTCCGGCTGCTCGCGCGTCCGCTGATGCAGAACTTGCCGAAGGACGGCAAGATGATTGTCACCGATGTCACCGGCTCGTTTTTCGTGCCAATGAAAGTGACCATGATGGTCGCGCTGGTGATAGCGCTGCCCATTGTGCTGTATCAGATCTGGGCGTTTATCGCGCCGGGGTTGTATCAGCACGAGAAAAAGCTGGTCGTGCCGCTGGTGGGGAGCAGCTATTTCCTGTTCCTGTGCGGCATGTCGTTCGCGTATTTCGTCGTATTTCCCACCATTTTCCGTGTGATGGCGCATTACAACGCGCCGCTCGGTGCGCAAATGACGACGGATATCGATAATTACCTGAGTTTCGTCCTCACCATGTTCCTCGCGTTCGGCGTGACCTTCGAGGTGCCGATCATCGTGGTGATCCTGGCGCGCATGGGGTTCGTCACCATCAAGAAGCTGCGGCAGATCCGGCCGTATGTAATTGTTGGCGCGTTCGTGATTTCTGCGGTGGTGACGCCGCCCGACGTATTCTCGCAATTGATTCTGGCTGTACCGCTGATCATTCTTTACGAGGTCGGCATCATTGCTGCACGGTTGATCGTGGGCAAGGACAAGATCAAGGAGCAGGAAGCGGAAGCCGCGGAGGACGCGAAGCGGGAAGAGGATTGA
- the tatB gene encoding Sec-independent protein translocase protein TatB → MLDLGLTKMALIGVVALVVLGPERLPGVARTAGALFGRAQRYINDVKAEVSREMELDELKKMRTEFETAAANVENKIHDNLRQHENELNDAWKQGTSVSDSVAGGGDPNLTHVSGDTWRSNSDNTFSSSNASPAKRKNWRVKQSAIPNWYKRTTLRKTRVQSGAARVARHTPETLRRPTRFF, encoded by the coding sequence ATGCTCGACCTTGGTCTGACCAAAATGGCGCTGATCGGCGTCGTCGCGCTGGTAGTGCTCGGGCCGGAACGCCTGCCCGGCGTGGCACGAACGGCGGGCGCGCTGTTCGGTCGTGCGCAGCGGTATATCAACGACGTCAAGGCCGAAGTCTCGCGCGAGATGGAACTCGACGAGTTGAAGAAAATGCGCACTGAGTTCGAAACGGCGGCAGCGAATGTCGAGAACAAGATTCACGACAATCTTCGCCAGCACGAAAACGAACTCAACGACGCCTGGAAGCAGGGAACGTCTGTGTCAGACAGCGTGGCGGGCGGCGGAGACCCGAATCTGACTCACGTTTCCGGTGACACCTGGCGTTCGAACTCGGACAACACGTTCAGCAGCAGCAACGCGTCGCCCGCGAAACGCAAGAACTGGCGCGTCAAGCAGTCCGCCATTCCCAACTGGTACAAGCGCACCACGTTGCGCAAGACGCGCGTTCAATCAGGCGCGGCGCGAGTGGCGCGGCACACGCCTGAGACGCTGCGCCGTCCCACGCGGTTTTTCTGA
- the tatA gene encoding Sec-independent protein translocase subunit TatA, translating to MGSLSIWHWLIVLLIVALVFGTKKLRNIGGDLGGAVKGFKEGMKEGETPTSTEQRELPRNGTVDVEAKDKTRSSDYR from the coding sequence ATGGGTTCGTTGAGTATTTGGCATTGGTTGATCGTTCTGTTGATCGTGGCACTCGTTTTCGGCACGAAGAAACTGCGCAACATCGGCGGTGATCTGGGCGGCGCGGTAAAGGGTTTCAAAGAAGGCATGAAGGAAGGCGAAACACCAACGTCGACCGAGCAGCGTGAGTTGCCGCGCAACGGTACGGTTGACGTGGAAGCGAAGGACAAGACCCGTTCGAGCGACTACCGCTAA
- a CDS encoding histidine triad nucleotide-binding protein — MSQENCIFCKIAAGEIPSKKVHEDDEFVAFHDINPAAPVHVLVIPRKHIETLSSCTEADAPLLGRMLSLTARLADELGVAYTGGDTGFRTVINTGPGGGQEVYHIHAHILAGERPWRRMG; from the coding sequence ATGAGCCAAGAGAACTGCATTTTCTGCAAGATCGCTGCAGGAGAAATTCCAAGCAAGAAAGTCCATGAGGACGATGAATTCGTTGCTTTTCACGATATAAACCCGGCCGCGCCCGTCCATGTACTCGTGATCCCGCGTAAACATATTGAGACGCTGTCGAGTTGCACCGAAGCTGACGCACCGCTGCTTGGTAGAATGCTGAGCCTGACGGCGCGACTCGCTGACGAGCTGGGTGTGGCGTACACCGGCGGCGACACCGGTTTCCGCACGGTCATCAATACCGGGCCGGGCGGCGGGCAAGAGGTGTATCACATTCACGCCCATATTCTTGCCGGGGAACGCCCGTGGCGCCGGATGGGTTGA
- a CDS encoding phosphoribosyl-ATP diphosphatase, whose product MLSTQDTLLRLAAIIDSRKGGDPEQSYVSRLFHKGDDAVLKKIGEEATEVVLAAKDARHGGAPKALVGEVADLWFHCLVMLSHFDLGPAEVIAELERREGMSGIEEKALRKSRDREQNENGG is encoded by the coding sequence ATGCTTTCCACGCAAGACACGTTGCTGCGCCTCGCGGCGATCATTGATAGCCGCAAGGGCGGGGACCCGGAACAATCCTACGTTTCCCGACTCTTTCATAAAGGTGACGACGCCGTTCTCAAGAAGATCGGCGAGGAAGCCACTGAAGTCGTGCTGGCCGCCAAGGACGCACGACACGGCGGTGCACCAAAGGCGCTTGTCGGCGAAGTGGCCGACTTGTGGTTCCATTGTCTCGTGATGTTGTCCCATTTCGACCTCGGTCCGGCAGAGGTCATTGCCGAACTGGAAAGGCGGGAAGGGATGTCGGGAATCGAAGAAAAGGCGTTACGCAAATCCCGCGATCGCGAGCAGAACGAAAACGGTGGCTAA
- the hisI gene encoding phosphoribosyl-AMP cyclohydrolase, translating to MTAQTEEAGWIEKVKWDANGLVPVIAQESTTGDVLMFAWMNREALAKTIELKRAVYYSRSRQRLWFKGEESGHVQHVHEVRLDCDEDVVLLKVEQVSDIACHTGRHSCFFQKFEGSAETGDWVAVEPVLMDPEHIYK from the coding sequence GTGACTGCACAAACTGAAGAAGCGGGATGGATCGAGAAGGTCAAGTGGGACGCGAACGGCCTTGTGCCGGTGATCGCGCAGGAATCCACAACGGGCGACGTGCTGATGTTCGCGTGGATGAACCGTGAAGCGTTGGCGAAAACTATCGAATTGAAGCGCGCGGTGTATTACTCGCGCTCGCGCCAGCGCCTGTGGTTCAAGGGTGAGGAGTCGGGACACGTCCAGCACGTGCACGAAGTCCGGCTCGATTGCGACGAAGACGTGGTGTTGCTGAAGGTGGAGCAAGTGTCTGATATTGCGTGCCACACCGGCCGTCATTCGTGCTTTTTCCAGAAATTCGAGGGATCGGCGGAAACGGGCGACTGGGTCGCTGTTGAACCGGTCTTGATGGACCCCGAACATATTTATAAGTAA
- the hisF gene encoding imidazole glycerol phosphate synthase subunit HisF: protein MALAKRIIPCLDVTAGRVVKGVNFLELRDAGDPVEIARRYDDQGADELTFLDITATSDQRDLILPIIEQVASQVFIPLTVGGGVRAVEDVRRLLNAGADKISMNSSAVANPQLVRDASDKHGSQCIVVAIDAKRVSAAGETPRWEVFTHGGRKNTGLDVIEWARKMAEFGAGEILLTSMDRDGTKSGFDLALTRAVSDAISIPVIASGGVGSLAHLADGITEGHADAVLAASIFHYGEHTVGEAKRFMADQGISVRI, encoded by the coding sequence ATGGCTCTCGCTAAACGCATCATCCCGTGTCTCGACGTCACCGCTGGCCGCGTGGTCAAGGGCGTCAATTTCCTCGAATTGCGCGACGCGGGCGATCCCGTCGAAATTGCTCGTCGATACGACGACCAGGGCGCCGATGAACTCACGTTCCTCGACATCACCGCCACGTCGGACCAACGTGACCTGATCCTGCCGATCATCGAACAAGTGGCGTCGCAGGTCTTTATCCCGCTGACCGTCGGCGGTGGCGTGCGTGCGGTGGAAGACGTGCGCCGGCTGCTGAACGCGGGCGCCGACAAGATCAGCATGAATTCATCGGCGGTGGCGAATCCGCAACTCGTGCGTGATGCGTCAGATAAACATGGCTCACAGTGCATCGTGGTGGCCATTGACGCGAAGCGTGTCAGCGCCGCGGGCGAAACTCCGCGCTGGGAAGTGTTCACGCACGGTGGCCGCAAGAACACAGGCCTCGACGTGATCGAGTGGGCGCGCAAGATGGCGGAATTCGGCGCCGGAGAAATTTTGTTGACCAGCATGGATCGCGACGGCACGAAAAGCGGCTTTGACCTTGCGTTGACGCGCGCGGTATCGGACGCTATTTCCATTCCGGTGATTGCGTCCGGCGGCGTGGGCTCGCTCGCGCATCTCGCCGACGGCATCACCGAAGGTCACGCCGATGCCGTGCTTGCCGCCAGCATCTTCCACTATGGCGAACACACGGTCGGCGAGGCAAAACGCTTCATGGCCGATCAGGGCATCTCGGTGAGGATTTAA
- the hisA gene encoding 1-(5-phosphoribosyl)-5-[(5-phosphoribosylamino)methylideneamino]imidazole-4-carboxamide isomerase produces MLLIPAIDLKDGQCVRLKQGDMDQATIFSEDPAAMARLWVDRGARRLHLVDLNGAFAGKPKNEEAIRAIIQEVGNDIPVQLGGGIRDLNTIERYLDDGLEYVIIGTAAVKNPGFLQDACTAFAGHIIVGLDAKDGKVATDGWSKLTGHEVIDLGRKFEDYGCEAIIYTDIGRDGMLQGINIEATVRLAQAVKIPVIASGGLSNLGDIDSLCEVEDEGIEGVICGRAIYSGDLDFAVAQARADKLREADDA; encoded by the coding sequence ATGTTGCTCATTCCGGCCATCGATCTAAAAGACGGTCAGTGCGTACGCCTCAAACAAGGCGATATGGACCAGGCGACCATTTTTTCCGAAGATCCGGCGGCAATGGCCCGGCTATGGGTCGATCGGGGCGCGCGGCGGCTTCATCTCGTCGACCTGAACGGTGCATTTGCCGGCAAGCCGAAAAACGAAGAGGCTATTCGCGCCATCATCCAGGAGGTCGGTAACGACATCCCGGTGCAGCTCGGTGGCGGCATTCGCGACCTGAACACCATCGAGCGGTATCTCGACGACGGTCTGGAGTACGTGATCATCGGCACGGCGGCGGTGAAAAACCCGGGCTTCCTGCAAGATGCATGTACTGCGTTCGCCGGCCATATCATCGTCGGCCTGGATGCGAAGGACGGCAAAGTCGCCACCGACGGCTGGAGCAAGCTGACCGGTCACGAAGTCATTGACCTGGGCCGCAAGTTCGAAGACTACGGCTGCGAAGCGATCATCTATACGGATATCGGCCGCGACGGCATGTTGCAGGGCATCAACATTGAAGCCACTGTGCGCCTCGCGCAAGCCGTCAAGATTCCCGTGATCGCAAGCGGCGGATTGTCGAACCTGGGCGACATCGACTCCCTTTGCGAAGTGGAAGACGAAGGCATTGAGGGCGTGATTTGCGGACGTGCGATTTATTCAGGCGACCTGGATTTCGCCGTGGCGCAAGCGCGCGCCGACAAGCTGCGCGAAGCCGACGACGCCTAA
- the hisH gene encoding imidazole glycerol phosphate synthase subunit HisH, whose product MKTSIAIVDYGMGNLRSVYQALRKAAPEADVAIVEQPEAIRAAERVVLPGQGAMRDCMAHLGASGLQEAVMEAARDKPMLGVCVGEQMLFDWSEEGGEKGTNGLGLIPGKVVRFDLEGQLQDDGSRFKVPQMGWNRVRQTQRHALWDGVPDESFFYFVHSYYGVPDNPAHTSGETLYGAPFTSAIARDNLFATQFHPEKSADAGLRLYRNFVHWKP is encoded by the coding sequence ATGAAAACTTCAATAGCAATCGTGGACTACGGCATGGGCAACCTGCGCTCCGTGTATCAGGCGCTCCGCAAGGCCGCGCCTGAAGCGGACGTGGCGATCGTCGAGCAGCCCGAAGCAATCCGCGCAGCCGAGCGCGTCGTGCTGCCGGGACAGGGCGCCATGCGCGACTGCATGGCGCACCTTGGTGCGTCGGGCTTGCAGGAAGCCGTGATGGAAGCCGCGCGCGACAAACCTATGCTGGGCGTGTGTGTCGGTGAGCAGATGCTGTTCGACTGGAGCGAGGAAGGCGGCGAGAAGGGTACGAACGGCCTTGGCCTGATACCCGGCAAGGTCGTGCGCTTCGATCTGGAAGGCCAGCTGCAGGACGACGGCTCGCGTTTCAAAGTCCCGCAGATGGGCTGGAACCGCGTGCGTCAGACGCAGCGGCACGCGCTGTGGGACGGCGTGCCGGACGAATCGTTTTTCTATTTCGTGCACAGTTATTACGGCGTCCCGGACAATCCGGCGCATACGTCCGGCGAAACCCTGTACGGCGCACCGTTTACCTCGGCCATTGCGCGGGACAATCTGTTCGCGACCCAGTTCCACCCTGAGAAGAGTGCGGACGCGGGCTTGCGGCTGTATCGAAACTTCGTACACTGGAAACCGTAA
- a CDS encoding MarC family protein produces the protein MNLLKSFISLLALINPVGAIPFFLSLTTDMSSSEKAGTIRIASISVFCVIAVTALLGQQIIAFFGISVGSLQVGGGIIMLLMAINMLNAQVGNTRSTPEERHEAEMKNSIAVVPLAIPLLTGPGSISTVIVYSASVVHWYERLGLVVIGAILAGLCFGALMLAEPIARWVGRTGINIGTRLMGLMLSALAVEFIVNGLKALLPSLK, from the coding sequence ATGAATTTACTCAAATCTTTTATTTCGTTGCTCGCACTGATCAATCCGGTTGGTGCGATCCCGTTTTTCCTGAGCCTGACGACCGATATGTCGAGCTCGGAGAAAGCCGGCACGATCCGGATCGCGTCCATTTCGGTCTTCTGCGTGATTGCCGTGACGGCGCTGCTCGGGCAGCAGATCATCGCGTTCTTCGGAATTTCCGTTGGCTCTCTTCAAGTGGGCGGCGGCATCATCATGTTGTTGATGGCGATCAACATGTTGAACGCGCAGGTCGGCAACACGCGCTCCACGCCGGAAGAGCGTCACGAAGCCGAGATGAAAAACAGCATTGCAGTCGTGCCGCTCGCTATTCCGCTGCTGACAGGGCCGGGCTCCATCAGTACGGTGATCGTCTATTCTGCAAGTGTGGTGCACTGGTATGAACGCCTTGGGCTGGTCGTGATCGGCGCGATTCTGGCGGGACTGTGTTTCGGCGCGTTGATGCTCGCCGAACCCATCGCGCGCTGGGTCGGGCGTACTGGCATTAACATCGGTACACGGTTGATGGGTTTGATGCTGTCGGCGCTGGCGGTGGAATTTATCGTCAATGGATTGAAGGCGTTGCTGCCCTCTTTGAAATAG